One stretch of Paramormyrops kingsleyae isolate MSU_618 chromosome 4, PKINGS_0.4, whole genome shotgun sequence DNA includes these proteins:
- the LOC111832859 gene encoding CMRF35-like molecule 8 isoform X3, whose amino-acid sequence MAPLLFLLHVFFIRLPGGDSVRTFKHLTTESGESLTIPCFYDQKYKDHVKYWCRGQLWSSCTIMARTDSPQSSSKVSITDSPAQLVFHVIMRNLKTSDAGIYWCAVEIGGIGKMDDSQDLIIEVKDARSVRTVSWVSAERGGSVTITCYYDQKYKHHVKYWCRGSNWNSCSTLARSDSNQPAGKVSISDDPTHLVFNVTMRNLQETDSDTYWCAVDIHGAVDDGVYLQLIVMEAMEVLPKQGVLTTALQQTESFTSATQLRDGLTSETKHPTGWAGTTCPSGSLTSTTNENLNTIQSPSQMLLLLMLVLLLLLVAAIMVIWILQRRSNVNEGQRYHHVSAETLISSRNRPSRPQNTEPGDELVYNTMVFKKPSAQSPSVDPRDEVMYSSVNLLDKQGLTDGFGRQR is encoded by the exons GTGGTGACAGTGTGAGGACATTCAAGCATTTAACTACAGAGAGTGGAGAATCtctcaccatcccatgtttctatgatCAGAAGTATAAAGaccatgtgaaatactggtgtagAGGGCAATTATGGTCCTCCTGTACAATCATGGCACGCACAGACTCACCACAGAGCTCCAGTAAAGTGTCAATCACTGATAGTCCTGCCCAGCTAGTTTTCCATGTGATCATGAGGAACCTGAAGACAAGTGACGCTGGTATCTACTGGTGTGCTGTAGAGATTGGTGGAATTGGTAAGATGGATGACTCTCAGGATCTGATAATAGAGGTTAAAG ATGCTCGGAGTGTGAGGACTGTGAGCTGGGTAtctgcagagagaggaggatctgtcaccatcacATGTTACTATGATCAGAAGTATAAACACCATGTGAAGTACTGGTGTAGAGGGTCTAACTGGAATTCCTGCTCCACATTGGCACGTTCTGACTCCAATCAGCCAGCAGGGAAAGTGTCAATCAgtgatgaccccacccacctggTCTTTAATGTAACCATGAGGAACCTGCAGGAAACGGACTCTGACACTTACTGGTGTGCTGTGGATATTCACGGTGCAGTAGATGATGGTGTCTATCTACAGCTGATTGTCATGGAAG CAATGGAAGTTTTACCCAAACAGGGAGTGCTGACTACAGCTTTACAGCAGACAGAAAGTTTTACTTCAGCTACACAGCTGAGAGACGGTTTAACTTCAGAAACAAAACACCCAACAGGATGGGCTGGGACCACATGTCCCTCTGGTTCCTTGACTTCCACCACAAATGAGAATCTGAACACCATACAGTCACCAAG TCAGATGCTCCTTCTGCTGATGTTGGTGCTGCTTCTTTTGCTGGTGGCAGCTATCATGGTTATCTGGATTCTGCAAAGAAGATCTA ATGTGAATGAAGGTCAGCGTTACCATCATGTCTCTGCAGAAACGCTGATTAGTAGCAGAAACAGACCCAGCCGCCCT CAGAACACAGAGCCTGGAGATGAGCTGGTTTACAACACCATGGTCTTTAAGAAACCTTCAGCCCAAAGT CCCTCTGTAGACCCCAGGGATGAAGTGATGTACAGCTCAGTCAATCTACTGGACAAGCAAG GTCTCACTGATGGGTTTGGGAGGCAGAGATaa
- the LOC111832859 gene encoding uncharacterized protein isoform X2 yields MAPLLFLLHVFFIRLPGGDSVRTFKHLTTESGESLTIPCFYDQKYKDHVKYWCRGQLWSSCTIMARTDSPQSSSKVSITDSPAQLVFHVIMRNLKTSDAGIYWCAVEIGGIGKMDDSQDLIIEVKDARSVRTVSWVSAERGGSVTITCYYDQKYKHHVKYWCRGSNWNSCSTLARSDSNQPAGKVSISDDPTHLVFNVTMRNLQETDSDTYWCAVDIHGAVDDGVYLQLIVMEAMEVLPKQGVLTTALQQTESFTSATQLRDGLTSETKHPTGWAGTTCPSGSLTSTTNENLNTIQSPSQMLLLLMLVLLLLLVAAIMVIWILQRRSNVNEGQRYHHVSAETLISSRNRPSRPNTEPGDELVYNTMVFKKPSAQSPSVDPRDEVMYSSVNLLDKQECPPSDVTYAAVVPKKNRIT; encoded by the exons GTGGTGACAGTGTGAGGACATTCAAGCATTTAACTACAGAGAGTGGAGAATCtctcaccatcccatgtttctatgatCAGAAGTATAAAGaccatgtgaaatactggtgtagAGGGCAATTATGGTCCTCCTGTACAATCATGGCACGCACAGACTCACCACAGAGCTCCAGTAAAGTGTCAATCACTGATAGTCCTGCCCAGCTAGTTTTCCATGTGATCATGAGGAACCTGAAGACAAGTGACGCTGGTATCTACTGGTGTGCTGTAGAGATTGGTGGAATTGGTAAGATGGATGACTCTCAGGATCTGATAATAGAGGTTAAAG ATGCTCGGAGTGTGAGGACTGTGAGCTGGGTAtctgcagagagaggaggatctgtcaccatcacATGTTACTATGATCAGAAGTATAAACACCATGTGAAGTACTGGTGTAGAGGGTCTAACTGGAATTCCTGCTCCACATTGGCACGTTCTGACTCCAATCAGCCAGCAGGGAAAGTGTCAATCAgtgatgaccccacccacctggTCTTTAATGTAACCATGAGGAACCTGCAGGAAACGGACTCTGACACTTACTGGTGTGCTGTGGATATTCACGGTGCAGTAGATGATGGTGTCTATCTACAGCTGATTGTCATGGAAG CAATGGAAGTTTTACCCAAACAGGGAGTGCTGACTACAGCTTTACAGCAGACAGAAAGTTTTACTTCAGCTACACAGCTGAGAGACGGTTTAACTTCAGAAACAAAACACCCAACAGGATGGGCTGGGACCACATGTCCCTCTGGTTCCTTGACTTCCACCACAAATGAGAATCTGAACACCATACAGTCACCAAG TCAGATGCTCCTTCTGCTGATGTTGGTGCTGCTTCTTTTGCTGGTGGCAGCTATCATGGTTATCTGGATTCTGCAAAGAAGATCTA ATGTGAATGAAGGTCAGCGTTACCATCATGTCTCTGCAGAAACGCTGATTAGTAGCAGAAACAGACCCAGCCGCCCT AACACAGAGCCTGGAGATGAGCTGGTTTACAACACCATGGTCTTTAAGAAACCTTCAGCCCAAAGT CCCTCTGTAGACCCCAGGGATGAAGTGATGTACAGCTCAGTCAATCTACTGGACAAGCAAG AATGCCCCCCCTCTGATGTGACCTACGCTGCTGTGGTGCCAAAGAAGAATCGGATCACTTAA
- the LOC111832859 gene encoding uncharacterized protein isoform X1: MAPLLFLLHVFFIRLPGGDSVRTFKHLTTESGESLTIPCFYDQKYKDHVKYWCRGQLWSSCTIMARTDSPQSSSKVSITDSPAQLVFHVIMRNLKTSDAGIYWCAVEIGGIGKMDDSQDLIIEVKDARSVRTVSWVSAERGGSVTITCYYDQKYKHHVKYWCRGSNWNSCSTLARSDSNQPAGKVSISDDPTHLVFNVTMRNLQETDSDTYWCAVDIHGAVDDGVYLQLIVMEAMEVLPKQGVLTTALQQTESFTSATQLRDGLTSETKHPTGWAGTTCPSGSLTSTTNENLNTIQSPSQMLLLLMLVLLLLLVAAIMVIWILQRRSNVNEGQRYHHVSAETLISSRNRPSRPQNTEPGDELVYNTMVFKKPSAQSPSVDPRDEVMYSSVNLLDKQECPPSDVTYAAVVPKKNRIT; encoded by the exons GTGGTGACAGTGTGAGGACATTCAAGCATTTAACTACAGAGAGTGGAGAATCtctcaccatcccatgtttctatgatCAGAAGTATAAAGaccatgtgaaatactggtgtagAGGGCAATTATGGTCCTCCTGTACAATCATGGCACGCACAGACTCACCACAGAGCTCCAGTAAAGTGTCAATCACTGATAGTCCTGCCCAGCTAGTTTTCCATGTGATCATGAGGAACCTGAAGACAAGTGACGCTGGTATCTACTGGTGTGCTGTAGAGATTGGTGGAATTGGTAAGATGGATGACTCTCAGGATCTGATAATAGAGGTTAAAG ATGCTCGGAGTGTGAGGACTGTGAGCTGGGTAtctgcagagagaggaggatctgtcaccatcacATGTTACTATGATCAGAAGTATAAACACCATGTGAAGTACTGGTGTAGAGGGTCTAACTGGAATTCCTGCTCCACATTGGCACGTTCTGACTCCAATCAGCCAGCAGGGAAAGTGTCAATCAgtgatgaccccacccacctggTCTTTAATGTAACCATGAGGAACCTGCAGGAAACGGACTCTGACACTTACTGGTGTGCTGTGGATATTCACGGTGCAGTAGATGATGGTGTCTATCTACAGCTGATTGTCATGGAAG CAATGGAAGTTTTACCCAAACAGGGAGTGCTGACTACAGCTTTACAGCAGACAGAAAGTTTTACTTCAGCTACACAGCTGAGAGACGGTTTAACTTCAGAAACAAAACACCCAACAGGATGGGCTGGGACCACATGTCCCTCTGGTTCCTTGACTTCCACCACAAATGAGAATCTGAACACCATACAGTCACCAAG TCAGATGCTCCTTCTGCTGATGTTGGTGCTGCTTCTTTTGCTGGTGGCAGCTATCATGGTTATCTGGATTCTGCAAAGAAGATCTA ATGTGAATGAAGGTCAGCGTTACCATCATGTCTCTGCAGAAACGCTGATTAGTAGCAGAAACAGACCCAGCCGCCCT CAGAACACAGAGCCTGGAGATGAGCTGGTTTACAACACCATGGTCTTTAAGAAACCTTCAGCCCAAAGT CCCTCTGTAGACCCCAGGGATGAAGTGATGTACAGCTCAGTCAATCTACTGGACAAGCAAG AATGCCCCCCCTCTGATGTGACCTACGCTGCTGTGGTGCCAAAGAAGAATCGGATCACTTAA
- the LOC111832859 gene encoding uncharacterized protein isoform X4 — protein sequence MAPLLFLLHVFFIRLPGGDSVRTFKHLTTESGESLTIPCFYDQKYKDHVKYWCRGQLWSSCTIMARTDSPQSSSKVSITDSPAQLVFHVIMRNLKTSDAGIYWCAVEIGGIGKMDDSQDLIIEVKDARSVRTVSWVSAERGGSVTITCYYDQKYKHHVKYWCRGSNWNSCSTLARSDSNQPAGKVSISDDPTHLVFNVTMRNLQETDSDTYWCAVDIHGAVDDGVYLQLIVMEAMEVLPKQGVLTTALQQTESFTSATQLRDGLTSETKHPTGWAGTTCPSGSLTSTTNENLNTIQSPSQMLLLLMLVLLLLLVAAIMVIWILQRRSKTLISSRNRPSRPQNTEPGDELVYNTMVFKKPSAQSPSVDPRDEVMYSSVNLLDKQECPPSDVTYAAVVPKKNRIT from the exons GTGGTGACAGTGTGAGGACATTCAAGCATTTAACTACAGAGAGTGGAGAATCtctcaccatcccatgtttctatgatCAGAAGTATAAAGaccatgtgaaatactggtgtagAGGGCAATTATGGTCCTCCTGTACAATCATGGCACGCACAGACTCACCACAGAGCTCCAGTAAAGTGTCAATCACTGATAGTCCTGCCCAGCTAGTTTTCCATGTGATCATGAGGAACCTGAAGACAAGTGACGCTGGTATCTACTGGTGTGCTGTAGAGATTGGTGGAATTGGTAAGATGGATGACTCTCAGGATCTGATAATAGAGGTTAAAG ATGCTCGGAGTGTGAGGACTGTGAGCTGGGTAtctgcagagagaggaggatctgtcaccatcacATGTTACTATGATCAGAAGTATAAACACCATGTGAAGTACTGGTGTAGAGGGTCTAACTGGAATTCCTGCTCCACATTGGCACGTTCTGACTCCAATCAGCCAGCAGGGAAAGTGTCAATCAgtgatgaccccacccacctggTCTTTAATGTAACCATGAGGAACCTGCAGGAAACGGACTCTGACACTTACTGGTGTGCTGTGGATATTCACGGTGCAGTAGATGATGGTGTCTATCTACAGCTGATTGTCATGGAAG CAATGGAAGTTTTACCCAAACAGGGAGTGCTGACTACAGCTTTACAGCAGACAGAAAGTTTTACTTCAGCTACACAGCTGAGAGACGGTTTAACTTCAGAAACAAAACACCCAACAGGATGGGCTGGGACCACATGTCCCTCTGGTTCCTTGACTTCCACCACAAATGAGAATCTGAACACCATACAGTCACCAAG TCAGATGCTCCTTCTGCTGATGTTGGTGCTGCTTCTTTTGCTGGTGGCAGCTATCATGGTTATCTGGATTCTGCAAAGAAGATCTA AAACGCTGATTAGTAGCAGAAACAGACCCAGCCGCCCT CAGAACACAGAGCCTGGAGATGAGCTGGTTTACAACACCATGGTCTTTAAGAAACCTTCAGCCCAAAGT CCCTCTGTAGACCCCAGGGATGAAGTGATGTACAGCTCAGTCAATCTACTGGACAAGCAAG AATGCCCCCCCTCTGATGTGACCTACGCTGCTGTGGTGCCAAAGAAGAATCGGATCACTTAA